The Streptomyces sp. NBC_00102 genome segment GTTCGCGCGTACCGCGCTGAACAGGCCCGATCTGATCGAGCGCTGCGCCGCGAGCGACTTCGACAAGAAGGACCGCGAGATCCTCTCCATCCTCGGCTGGACGCCCGAGCCCGGTGGCCGATTTTGGCGCAGGCCCACCGCCGTGGAAGAATGAGCAGCTGCTGTGCGTCCGACGTGCGCCCCTGCCACAGGGGGAACGACGTCCGCCCGACGTGATCAGCGCTTCGATCTTCCAGACGATCTCCCGTCGATGACCTGTGGCATCGGCGAAGAAAGCAGACACAATGGCTTCCCTGCTCGATGGCGTCAACGCCGCCTCCCTGCGTTCGGACCTCCCGGCCTTCCGCGCCGGTGACACCGTCAACGTCCACGTGCGCGTGATCGAGGGCAACCGCTCCCGTATCCAGCAGTTCAAGGGCATCGTCATCCGCCGCCAGGGCGCGGGCGTCAGCGAGACCTTCACGGTCCGCAAGGTCTCCTTCAGCGTCGGCGTAGAGCGCACCTTCCCGGTGCACAGCCCGATCTTCGAGAAGATCGAGCTCGTCACCCGCGGTGACGTCCGTCGCGCCAAGCTGTACTTCCTCCGTGAGCTGCGCGGCAAGGCCGCGAAGATCAAGGAGAAGCGCGACCGCTGAGCTGACACCGACGTCCACGGCGCGGCCGGATAGGCTTCGGCCGCGATGGACACGGAAGAACAGCACACGAAGCGCGATCGCTCCCCGGAACCCGCGAAGGGTCCCGAGGAGCGGTCGCGCTTTTCGCGTTCCGGGGGCGGCGAGAGTGCCGCGAAGGCCGGAGAGACCGCGAGAGCCGGAGAGAGCGGGGAGGCAGGGGGCGCGGACGGACGGTCCGGGCGGAGGCCCGCGCTGCGGCGGGCGGCTCTGGTCTGCGCCGCCCTGCCGGCCGCCGTACTCCTGCTCAGCGCGTTCGTCGTGCAGCCCTTCCTCATCCCGAGCGGCTCGATGGAGTCCACACTGCGGATCGGGGACCGGGTGTTCGTGAACAAACTGGCGTACCGCTTCGGCTCCGCGCCGGAGAGGGGCGATGT includes the following:
- the rplS gene encoding 50S ribosomal protein L19; the encoded protein is MASLLDGVNAASLRSDLPAFRAGDTVNVHVRVIEGNRSRIQQFKGIVIRRQGAGVSETFTVRKVSFSVGVERTFPVHSPIFEKIELVTRGDVRRAKLYFLRELRGKAAKIKEKRDR